TCGGTGGCGAGAAGGGCTTGGAAAAGTTCAAAGGGGACCTACAGAACTTCATCCAGGAAACAACGACCACCAAGTACAACGGCTTGAGCGCTCCGCAGCTGGTCTTGTTCTCACCAATTGCTCATGAGAATCTCGGCAAGCGCGAACTACCCGATGGCGCTGCCAGCAATCGCAACCTGGCGATGTACACCGCCGCCATGAAGGACGTTGCGGCGAAGGCCGGCGTGGTATTCGTCGACCTGTTCGACCCCACCCAGGAATTGATGGGGAACAGCAAGATCAAGCTGACAATCAATGGCATCCATGTGAACGAATACGGCGACGAGCAAGTTGCCAAGATCATGGACAAGAGCCTGTTTGGCGATCGTCCGGCCAAGGAAGCAGACCTGGCCAAATTGCGAGCCGAAGTGAACGAGAAGGCACTGCAGTTCTGGTACGATCATCGCGCGGTGAATGGCTTTTACATCTATGGCGGGCGCAAGGCTCCCTTCGGCGTCGTCAACTTCCCCGCTGAATTCGCCAAGCTGCGAAAGATGATCGCCAAGCGCGACGAGCGCATTTGGGCCGTCGCTCAAGGCAAGAGCGTGCCAGAAAAAATCGACGACAGCGAGACCGGTGAGTTCACCAAGATCGAGACGAACTTCAAGGGTGTGATCAACATCTCGCCACCGGAAGAGTCGATCAAGAAGTTCACGGTGCCCGAAGGTTACGAAGTGAATTTGTTCGCCTCGGAAGTCGAGTTTCCTGAACTCGAAAACCCGGTTCAGTTCACCTTCGACAATAAGGGACGGCTGTGGGTCGCCACGATGTCCAGCTATCCGCAGTACCTGCCGGGTACACCGGTGAACGACAAGATTCTGATCCTCGAAGACACCGATGGGGATGGCAAGGCTGACAAGAAGATCATCTTCGCCGACAAGCTGCACATACCAACCGGTCTCGAAGTGGCCGATGGTGGCGTGTATGTCGCCCAGCAGCCGAATCTGATGTTCCTCAAAGACACCAACGGCGATGATGTGGCTGATGAACGGACCATTGTGCTCCACGGGTTCGATTCGGCCGACTCGCATCACTCGATCAGCGACTTCACGATCGATCAGGGTGGCGCACTTTATTTCTCTGAAGGAACCTTTCATCACTCGCAGGTCGAATCGCCCTATGGCCCGGTCCGCGTCAAGGATGCTGGCTATTTCCGCTTCGAACCGCGCACGAATCGCTTGAGCGTATTTATCTCGTACGGCTTTGCCAATCCTTGGGGCCACTACATCGATCGTTGGGGCCAGAATCTGATTGCCGATGCTTCGGGTGGTGCGAACTACTTCGGTGCTGCGTTCTCGGGAGATGTCGACTATCCCAATAAGCATGCCAGCATGAAACAGTTTCTCACCAAGCAATGGCGTCCTACGGCCGGTTGCGAATTGGTGAGCAGCCGGAACTTCCCCGATGAGGCTCAAGGGAACTACCTGCTCAACAACTGCATTGGGTTCCAAGGGACGCTGCAGTACAAGATGAAGGACGAAGGAGCCGGCTTTCACGCCGACCCAGTCGAACCACTGCTGCAATCGAGCGAGCAGGCTTTCCGCCCTGTCGATCTCGAATTCGCTCCCGATGGTTCGCTCTACATTTGCGACTGGTTCAATCCGCTGGTCGGCCACATGCAGCACAACCTGCGTGACCCGAACCGCGATCACGCGCACGGCCGTATCTGGCGGGTGCGTTACACCAAAAAGCCGCTGGTGAAGCCCGCCAAGATCGCTGGCGAACCGATTCCTCAACTCCTCAGTTTGCTCAACACCGAACCAGAAGAACGAACTCGCTACCGCGTTCGTACCGAACTGGCGACTCGCGACACCAAAGATGTACTAGCCGAAACCGAAAAGTGGTTGGCTGCCTTGGACAAAAAGGATGCCGATTACGAACATCAGGTGCTCGAAGCCCTTTGGATTCATCAGCGTCAGGATGTGGTCAACGAAAAGCTGCTAAAGCAAGTTCTCCGCTCACCCGACTTCCGTGCTCGGGCTGGCGCGACTCGCGTGCTCTGCTATTGGAAGGACCGTGTGGCCGATCCAATCGCCCTGTTGCAAGTTCAAGTGAACGACGAGCATCCGCGCGTTCGCCTAGAAGCGGTTCGTGCCCTAAGCTTCTTCAACTCGCAGCAAGCCATCGACACCGCGGTCGAATCGCTCATCTACGAGCAAGACGACTACTTGAAATACACTTTCAACGAAACGATGAAGACGCTCGAACGTCGCGTGAAGGGGAGCACTGCCCTACCACACGTGCCGACGGAGCGTGAAAAGAAGAATGCGGAAAGTGACAAGAAGGGTAAGAAGAAATAGCTCTTGCCGTCAGCGACTGCAATCAACAACGCCAAGGGGGACCAACTCGGTCCCCCTTTTTTTGTCACGCAGATTCTCCACCTGGAACTGTTTCCTGAGCTAGTGTTTCTGTTAACCCCGCGCGAAGTGCGCGCGGGTTGTACACACACACTGGTCTGCGGTGCCGCTCTGGCACGGAAACGGATATTCAGATGAATCGCTTCTTTCGTCAACTCTGGAGCATCTGCTGCCTGGCATGTTGCCTGGTTGCCACGTGGGTCACGTTTGCCACGGGCGAGGAGTTCATCCTGGCAGATGGCAGAGCCTGGCCGGGGAAAATTGTCGTTGCCACGGAGCAGGCAGAAAGTGTGTTTGCCACGCGCCCCGACCGATTGCCAACGGATCTCACGCCGCGGGTACAGAGCTTGACCAAGCTTAACGATGGCCGGATTATCTTCTGTAGCGGGCTCGATCGCTCACTGATCGAACTGTTGCCGCGCGGCGAGCGGGTCTTTAAGCACGGTGGTTATTTAGCTCGCCAAGTCCGCACTGATCGCGATGGCACTCTTTACTGGAGCGGGCTGGAAACACCACTGAACAGTAATCCGCTGCCGGATGGTTTCATCTATAAGTTAGATGCCAGCGGCAACACGCAAACGGTGATGACGTTTTCGCAGGGAGATGTTGGCCGCGATTGGTGGGGCGCGTTCGATGTGGTCGATGGTCGCATCTTTGTGGGCACCATTTCCGGCCGCACGACCATCTACGACGTTTCCGTTTCGCCCGTGCAGCGCGTCTGCACGCTGCCGATCTCGGCCACGGCTTTTCGCTTTAGAGCGGATGGCAGCATCTATGCCTGCGATGGTCGCGGCACGCTCCATCGCTATGCCGACCGGAACAATCCCGAACGCTCGGAGGTAGTTCTGCGGAGCACCACGCCGTTCGTGGACTTTGACTTTAGCCGATAGTGGGATAGGCATCTTGCCTGTCATGAACTGTCCACAGGCTGCAAGCCGATGCCCCGGTCGCTATTCGCCGAGCATCTTCTTCACGCTCGGCTCGATGGCAGCGCCCCAAATCTCGTAGCCTTTGGCCGAGAGATGCAAGAAGTCCGGCATAATCTCCTTTGAGAGCGTGCCGTCTTCACTCAGAAACTTGTTGCCGATATCGAGATACTGCACACGCTCGCTATCGGCCAGCTTGGCCAGCCCGTCATTGGCGGTGGCAATCCGTTTGCGAAAATCGGTCCCCGGCTTCTGATCGCGGGGAAACATACCGAGTAGCAGGATCTTGGCCTCGGGCAACTTCTCTCGCAGGGTCTTCACTACAGCGGCGACACCGCGAACGACATCTTCGGGTTTGTCGTTGTGCAGTCCAAAGTTATTGGTGCCGATCATCAGCACGACGGCCTTGGGGTGAATGCCATCCAACTCGCCATTAGAGATGCGCCACAAGACATTCTGCGTCGTATCCCCCCCAATACCAAAGTTGATCGCTTTGCGTGGCACGAACAGCTTCTTCCAGGTTTCGTTGTTCCCCCAGCCTTCGGTGATCGAGTCACCCAGGAACAGCAGGTCGCAGTTCCCCTCCTTGGCCCGCCTTAAGTACTGCTCATGCCGCGCATCCCAGGTGGCGACTTTCATCCACGAGTATTCTTTCGTTCGTTTCATTGGCACCGCAGGGTCTTCGGCGGCGAGCAAAGAAACGTGAGCAACGAACAGGAGTGCGAGTGACGCCAGTTGGGAATTCATGAGGAAACCTCGAGGGAAAACGACAGTGATTTGGCGAGTCCGATTCTACTGGCCGTTGGCGGCGAAGAAAATTTGCCTGGGAGTGATTTTCCTGTCGAATTCGCAATTGCACCAAACGACTATTCATCGAAAATCAACTCGGATTTGTCCTCTGGATGGCAGTTTGCAACTTGAACTAGTAATCTGAGTTGCGACTCCCCTGTCTTCGCAAAACCTGCCTGGAGAATTAAGCGATGGTGAAGAAAATCGTGATCGTCGTCGGCACCTTATTGCTGGTTGTGGTGCTTGGATTCCTAGCCATCGTGGCCATGCAGCCCTCGACTTACACCGTCACTCGCACTGCCAAAATGCAAGCACCGCCGGAGGTCGTGTTCGCGCAGGTGAACAACTTTCAGAATTGGAAAGCCTGGTCGCCGTGGGAAAAGCTCGATCCAGAGATGAAACGAACTTTTGCAGGACCGGAGGCAGGAACCGGTGCTAAGTATGGCTGGAATGGTAGCGACAAGGTGGGAGAAGGGTCCATGACCATTACCGACAGCCAACCCCATGAGAAAATCCTCATCAAGCTGGAATTCAAACGCCCGATGGTCGCGGATTGTCCCACCGAATTCAAATTCTCCCCCGACGGCAACGGCACCGAAGTCGCCTGGACCATGCGTGGCGAGAACGACTTCATGGGCAAAGCATTTTGCCTGCTAATGAACATGGACAAAATGATTGGCGGCGATTTTGAAAAAGGCCTCGCCAGCATGCAGGAAATTGTCGAGAAGTCGCCGGCACCAGCAACCGAGTCGCCAGCCCCGGAGTCTTCAGCACCAAGTGATCCAGCCAAGTCAGCCAATGATTAGTTGGTTTTCGTTTTCTCATCGTCCCCAGCAAACTGCGAGTTCAACATGAGCTACGTCGATGGATTTTTGTTCTGTGTTCCCGAAGCCAAATTGCCAGATTTTGTGAAAATCGCCAAAAAGGC
Above is a window of Anatilimnocola aggregata DNA encoding:
- a CDS encoding PVC-type heme-binding CxxCH protein → MFRFLLRSTCLLLCTGLLTLALNRATAADAPQLKLAKGNKIVLIGNTLAERQQHFGHFETLLHSRFPELNLVVRNLGWSADELTLRPRSKDFNDHGHKLTDHKPDVILAFFGFNESFGGEKGLEKFKGDLQNFIQETTTTKYNGLSAPQLVLFSPIAHENLGKRELPDGAASNRNLAMYTAAMKDVAAKAGVVFVDLFDPTQELMGNSKIKLTINGIHVNEYGDEQVAKIMDKSLFGDRPAKEADLAKLRAEVNEKALQFWYDHRAVNGFYIYGGRKAPFGVVNFPAEFAKLRKMIAKRDERIWAVAQGKSVPEKIDDSETGEFTKIETNFKGVINISPPEESIKKFTVPEGYEVNLFASEVEFPELENPVQFTFDNKGRLWVATMSSYPQYLPGTPVNDKILILEDTDGDGKADKKIIFADKLHIPTGLEVADGGVYVAQQPNLMFLKDTNGDDVADERTIVLHGFDSADSHHSISDFTIDQGGALYFSEGTFHHSQVESPYGPVRVKDAGYFRFEPRTNRLSVFISYGFANPWGHYIDRWGQNLIADASGGANYFGAAFSGDVDYPNKHASMKQFLTKQWRPTAGCELVSSRNFPDEAQGNYLLNNCIGFQGTLQYKMKDEGAGFHADPVEPLLQSSEQAFRPVDLEFAPDGSLYICDWFNPLVGHMQHNLRDPNRDHAHGRIWRVRYTKKPLVKPAKIAGEPIPQLLSLLNTEPEERTRYRVRTELATRDTKDVLAETEKWLAALDKKDADYEHQVLEALWIHQRQDVVNEKLLKQVLRSPDFRARAGATRVLCYWKDRVADPIALLQVQVNDEHPRVRLEAVRALSFFNSQQAIDTAVESLIYEQDDYLKYTFNETMKTLERRVKGSTALPHVPTEREKKNAESDKKGKKK
- a CDS encoding platelet-activating factor acetylhydrolase IB subunit yields the protein MNSQLASLALLFVAHVSLLAAEDPAVPMKRTKEYSWMKVATWDARHEQYLRRAKEGNCDLLFLGDSITEGWGNNETWKKLFVPRKAINFGIGGDTTQNVLWRISNGELDGIHPKAVVLMIGTNNFGLHNDKPEDVVRGVAAVVKTLREKLPEAKILLLGMFPRDQKPGTDFRKRIATANDGLAKLADSERVQYLDIGNKFLSEDGTLSKEIMPDFLHLSAKGYEIWGAAIEPSVKKMLGE
- a CDS encoding SRPBCC family protein; its protein translation is MVKKIVIVVGTLLLVVVLGFLAIVAMQPSTYTVTRTAKMQAPPEVVFAQVNNFQNWKAWSPWEKLDPEMKRTFAGPEAGTGAKYGWNGSDKVGEGSMTITDSQPHEKILIKLEFKRPMVADCPTEFKFSPDGNGTEVAWTMRGENDFMGKAFCLLMNMDKMIGGDFEKGLASMQEIVEKSPAPATESPAPESSAPSDPAKSAND